In the Malaclemys terrapin pileata isolate rMalTer1 chromosome 12, rMalTer1.hap1, whole genome shotgun sequence genome, one interval contains:
- the LOC128847143 gene encoding cell death activator CIDE-B-like, which produces MDYVSALAPASLLQSVSSAGSELTRRVWAPRAPPQRPFRVCSHQRGGRTGLMAGTLQELLAKAMEALLVAGLARLVLEEDGTAVESEAFFQMLPPDTALILLGPGQSWSPPRVDCTTMGMSHLTTIRRALLLTTEKLGNLLLG; this is translated from the exons ATGGACTATGTCAgtgccctggcccctgcctccctgctgca GTCGGTGTCCAGCGCTGGCTCGGAGCTGACTCGTCGGGTCTGGGCCCCCCGtgctcccccccagcgccccttCCGCGTCTGCAGCCACCAGCGCGGGGGCCGCACGGGGCTGATGGCCGGGACCCTGCAGGAGCTGCTGGCCAAG GCGATGGAGGCGCTGCTGGTGGCGGGGCTGGCAAGGCTGGTGCTGGAGGAGGACGGGACGGCGGTGGAGAGCGAGGCCTTTTTCCAGATGCTGCCCCCCGACACGGCCCTGATTCTGCTGGGCCCTGGGCAGAGCTGGAGCCCCCCGCGG GTGGACTGCACAACAATGGGTATGTCCCACCTTACCACAATTAGAAGAGCCCTGCTccttacaacagaaaagcttggCAACTTGTTACTGGGATGA